AATGTATTCCAGCCTAATGGAAGAGTATGATGCTTTTAAAGCAAAAAATTTATCCTTAAATATGGCAAGGGGCAAGCCTAGTCCAGAGCAGCTGGATTTATCCTTGAACCTCCTTAACAAAATAGATTCACTTGATGTTAAAGATTCTATTGATATCCGAAATTACGGTGGGCTCGATGGATTAACAGAAATGAAAGAGTTATTCGCACAGCTCCTTCAGGTTGACACGAATGAAGTGATTGTGGGTGGCAACTCCAGTCTTAGCTTAATGCATGATACAATTTCCAGAGCATTGCTTAAAGGCGTTGTCGGTAGTGATGCTCCCTGGGTCAAAGCACCTAAGGTTAAGTTTTTATGTCCAAGTCCTGGGTATGATAGACATTTTGCCATCTGTGAAATGTATGACATTGAAATGATAACAATTGATATGCTGAGTGATGGTCCAGATATGGATCAGGTGGAAAAACTTGTTCGTAATGATGATACGATAAAAGGTATTTGGTGTGTACCAAAATACAGTAATCCTGAAGGAACAACATACAGTGATGAGGTTGTCGATCGTCTTGCTAACATGGAAACAAAAGCAAAAGACTTTCGTATTTTCTGGGATGATGCCTACACCGTCCATCATCTGACAGATAACCCACCGGTCCTAAAAAATATCCTGAAGGCTTGTAAAGACGCCGGAAACCCAAACCGTGTCTTTATCTTTGCTTCAACATCTAAAGTAACTTTCCCTGGGTCAGGTGTTGCTGTAATGGCTGCAAGTGAAGAAAATATCGGCTTTACCAAAAAACTGCTAGGTGTACAGACGATCGGGGCAGATAAAATAAATCAATTACGCCATGTACGTTTCTTAAAAGATGCAGAGAACGTGAAGCTTCATATGAAAAAACATGCTGAAATTATTAAACCTAAATTTGACCTGGTGTTAAATAAACTGGAATCAGAGCTGGGTAAAGAAGGAATTGCTTCATGGAGCAAGCCTGAAGGCGGCTATTTTATTAGCTTAAATACACTTGATGGCTGTGCTGCAGAGGTAGTGAAACTTGCATCCGATGCTGGGGTTACACTAACAGGTGCTGGGGCAACCTATCCATATGGAAAAGACCCAAGGGATCGAAATATTCGAATCGCACCTACCTTCCCAGGCCTGACAGAACTAGAAGCTGCTATGGACGTATTTTGTCTCTGCGTGAAATTAGCAAGTATTAAAAAACGACTAGGACAGTGAAACCAAAGAAAGCCATCCTTTTAAAAGGATGGCTTTCTTTTTCTATACCTGATTAAAACAAACCGAGCTGCCTTGGAGCAAGCCCCTCGTATTCAATACCTAGCATGGCTTGAAACTCTTTTGCATTGCCAGCTGCATCCCCACCCGAATTATTGTTAAATAAAATAATGATATCTTTTGAACTTTTGGCAAGCTTTCGCACACGTTCTTTCCACTCCAACAACTCGTTCTCGTTGTATTTATATAAATAACGAACATCACGCCAGTTTGTGTCGGCATTTTTCGGCTTTGTCCATCCATGAATGTTCCTGCCGTGCATTCGAATCAATGTCATATTGGGATCAGTAGCTGCTGGAACGATTGGAATGGAGCCATCTCCAGCTTGCGGTTCATCAGCAATAGCGTGAATCCAACCGTGATTCTCCATAAATTCAAGTGTACTCGAGCGATACGGTTCACGAAACCAAGACTGATTTCTAAATTCAAGCGCTATCGGAATATCTCCCATCATTTGCTTACAATATCGTAAGTAGTTCACATTTTCTTTCCTGCAATCAAACCAAGGCGGAAATTGAAATAAGACCATTGCTAGCTTATTGGCTTTCCGATAAGGTTTTAATGAATCGATAAACGCTTGAAACATTTCCGCTCTCGTTTCAAACGGAATA
This region of Oceanobacillus sp. FSL K6-2867 genomic DNA includes:
- a CDS encoding DUF72 domain-containing protein, coding for MIYIGLTGWGDHHALYPPQMKSKDKLAEYSSHFLTVEVDASFYAVQPVSNASKWVSETPENFRFVVKAYQGMTGHQRTDIPFETRAEMFQAFIDSLKPYRKANKLAMVLFQFPPWFDCRKENVNYLRYCKQMMGDIPIALEFRNQSWFREPYRSSTLEFMENHGWIHAIADEPQAGDGSIPIVPAATDPNMTLIRMHGRNIHGWTKPKNADTNWRDVRYLYKYNENELLEWKERVRKLAKSSKDIIILFNNNSGGDAAGNAKEFQAMLGIEYEGLAPRQLGLF
- a CDS encoding aminotransferase class I/II-fold pyridoxal phosphate-dependent enzyme; protein product: MTTINALDHEALRIMYSSLMEEYDAFKAKNLSLNMARGKPSPEQLDLSLNLLNKIDSLDVKDSIDIRNYGGLDGLTEMKELFAQLLQVDTNEVIVGGNSSLSLMHDTISRALLKGVVGSDAPWVKAPKVKFLCPSPGYDRHFAICEMYDIEMITIDMLSDGPDMDQVEKLVRNDDTIKGIWCVPKYSNPEGTTYSDEVVDRLANMETKAKDFRIFWDDAYTVHHLTDNPPVLKNILKACKDAGNPNRVFIFASTSKVTFPGSGVAVMAASEENIGFTKKLLGVQTIGADKINQLRHVRFLKDAENVKLHMKKHAEIIKPKFDLVLNKLESELGKEGIASWSKPEGGYFISLNTLDGCAAEVVKLASDAGVTLTGAGATYPYGKDPRDRNIRIAPTFPGLTELEAAMDVFCLCVKLASIKKRLGQ